The genomic region aaagttataagtatatcgagaatcagaactggatggagcatattgatgaatactttaaaatatgagttgagggggaaagaatagaaggtgatgaaacatgactaggaacttagaaatcaacagatttaactcacacaatgacggaataagtgaatcaaaccctctagtgaataggttaagctttttgtgattaatttagtcataccacaactaaatcaagtgtgattagatcaacacctagagctattattcaccacctaggtgatttggattgagagagaatcggaggagctcaccagatctgagtgtgtgtaacaaatgagaggcttaacctaaaaatgaagaacataagactttatatacccctgctgttgactcacccgtacgattcatccatcacacatacgagttggcttcatcagccgtacgggtgatcactcactcgtgtcttctcatttagattataattgtgacttagctcaacatcaaccgtgcgtatgagcctgtcagccgtacgagtgaggcttcactcgaacgtctgactaagtctaacatagtcaaacatccacgtctcgttcctgcagttgctgtaaccacatacaaacacaaataggataataacaaacgatcatggtggcctgtaaactgttgtacctgcaatggacgtgggtagatgtctagggacttgcataaaatgcatcaacagaaggtgtgagttgtaagaaaaggaaggaggtgaatttataagaaaatctccgacagaacaattaaaatggacgatcgcatttaaagcggatcctaattccttttgttaccggagaatcaaatcttattacaaagattttcttcaaatcccttgaaatctggaaatcaatcatatctacgtcaaatgataagatgaatctacacttactcatttcactcttctatgttagcttcattcgtactcgtcatataaatggattgtttatccaaattattcgctgatgataaaactctaattttcagcctgtatgcatcatgaaaacatacttattatcattcacaacctttccactcaaatttcgggacaaaatttctttaacgagtaggtactgtgacaacccggaaatttctaatcaaatttaaactttatctttatattattccgacacgataagcaaagtttgttaagttaaatctcaagaattttaaattgtgttcatacattcattataacctcgaccaaattcagacgattcacgaaccgttatatataaataaatatgtatatatatgtatatatatatatattataacttgagaatattaataaagtattaaacgtataatactttacatgatcgtatttgtttcaatatgtttatcgatggaattaaaagataatatcaaattgttgatttatcagatacattatgatatgattacgggtctatgttatgaggtccactgtgatttaagaaatctattctttttgacaacattcggaaaatggtaaagtggtttataagtaagaacgtgaagtgtaaataacttagatgttggatatcgacaagttaagtaactcgacatttttcattaagatgatttcatacgtttatttaacctttgaactttatcccatgcttcaccaacaaactgtaatttaaaaacttgaaacctattatgaatatatatgattctatttttttaaaacattttatgatataacgatttccattattttaacctttaaacaaaatgattcttaaaaatatatttggttttggaaaacaaaattattatatttatttgatttagtttcaaacgtacaaaaacgttttcagtttaaaaagaactttattattaaaacgtatataacttttataaatatctagaaccacttttgacaactcattacttaactagtatgataaagataacgatatttatattttattttattaaatatatataacgatttaaattaatattatatatatttatacgcgtattatacgtacatagttttatacttttactatacttaaactttacctttactttatttttactttactttaactttaataattcactttaataattcatactttaataattcactttaataattcatactttaataatttactttaataattcatactttaataattcactttaataattcatactttaataattcactttaataattcatactttaataattcactttaataattcaaaaatctattataaatagaattcaataggtttcattatttcatagaaacttgaaaatatttttctctaaactctctcaatcgatttacatatatatatatttactccgtattatttcaagatattattagtatacataaaatattacgtcagagtgctgtccgagtgatttcgaaattgtttttcgagtgggattggattaaggaaattatgggttatagctatggaggtgattggtatggttcatgggtatgctcgtgaggtcaatatagtgtttatcatctccgttgcgtctacgtacctttcctgcaatattgaatctcaatattgatacgtgagtactcataatttaacttttacatactaatagtgtatccctgactagtgctcgagtatataggattatgcatgtttgtacttttgatattgcctttagttaggttatgttgaatcctgaattagttatatatgcgactgagataaggtataagatatgcatgtcgttggaaagctagcgaaaaattaagaacttttcatttagatatcgaatgatttcgatgaacggatttgaagttatagtccatcgaatttttgtattattattaaaaatgattattattatcgtcgttattatcgtcgttctagttttttcttattattattattattatctttattaataaaaggatttatcattaaaaattgttattttttttattattactatcgttattatcgttaaagttataattagtattattattattatccaattattattattattattattattattattattattattattattattattattattattattattattattattattattattattattattggtattattattattattatcattattaatatatatatcattatttaaaaatggttattgttattgttattattattattactatattatcattaagataattattggtattatcattaataatgttatagtaactatcattattaacattagtgtaattaaaacaaatatttgtaacacctaattattttgattactattattatcattattacgaacacgatataaaagacgattaaaagctattaaatgaaacgattaggaaataatgggtaagagtatcatgatgaaattaaaatattataagatattgatttagataaaattatcgttcttattatttttatcattactattattattaaaattatcgttagtattaaaactatcattttaacaaaaattatcattttaatagaaatgtcattgttactataaaatatcattattattattattttaaatagaattattattttaaagataatattaaaaattatcgtaaatattaaagttatcataattagaattatcgttttatcataatgtcatcttagtaattataaatattgatatttttataataataattattattacaaaataatacaacttttacttactatcattatagatattattttatcaaataaatatttgatacaaacatattttactacgtgtaataacttactttaacaatacgtatcatattatctttataatattaaatgaaccctataaattttattacttaatatatataaaagtatattttattatataaatataatctaaaattttatttattaataaataaattatattatttactctaataaatcttttaaaaatatttaaaaatataaaacgacgatatttaaactatatattaatcatgtataaatttttggaaattattttgagtcaagtttacttttgttgacttttgcatattagtctcgagcattaggattgtggtacactatgacttgacctaatttgttagacaaatattgaccaacacataaatatatataattaatttaggttcgtgaatccgaggccaaccttgcacttgttcaatgacgttatatgtatttttactacaaaatacagtatggtgagtttcatttgcctttttaccctttatatttttgggctgagaatacatgcgcaatttttataaatgtttttcgaaatagacacaagtaatcgaaactacattatatgcttgaattatcaaaatcgaatatgcccctttttattaagtctggtaatctaagaattagggaacagacaccctaattgatgtgaatcctaaagatagatctattgggcctaacaaaccccatccaaagtaccggatgctttagtactttgaaattatatcatgtccgaaggaggatcccggaatgataggggatattcttatatgtatctagttaatatcggttaccaggtgttcaccatatgaatgattattttttgtctctatgcatgggatgtatatttatgagaactggaaatgaaattcttgtggtctattaaaatgatggaaataaatgattatgataaactaatgaactcaccaaccttttggttgacactttaaagcatgtttattctcaggtgttaaagaaatcttccgctgtgcatttgctcattttaaagatattacttggagtctttcatagcatatttcgaagaacgttgcattcgagtcattgagttcatcaaagattattattaaatcaatttatagttggatagtggatattatgaaatggtatgcatgcctgtcaatttttgatgtaaagaaagattgtcttttaaaaacgaatgcaatgtttgtaaaatatatcatatataggtcaaatacctcgcaatgtaatcaactattgtgaattgtttataatgtatatgaacgggtcctttcagttatagtgggatttattatgaaatggtatgcatgccgtcaactatcgatgtaatgaaagtttgtcttttaaaaacgaatgcaatgtttgtaaaatgtatcatatagaggtcaagtacctcgcgaagtaaccaaatgtaatgtattcgtccagatagattaggacgggtcactacaggtggtatcagagatgtggtcttagcgaaccaggtcttgcattagtgtgtctaactaatagttgttaagatgcattagtgagtctggacttcgaccgtgtctgcatgtcaaaagttttgcttatcatttctagtcaaaaatcatattcttattatccttaaagtctagacacgtcttactgtctctattgcatagatagtgtatggacaaaattcatatcttagtgtatctgttaattcgtatcttagcgtatctgttactgtagacttgcctgacatattccgtaaaattcctccgtaatctacgaaatcttttattctatatatatagaaattctatgtaattagaataccatccgatagccggaaatcagttcctatcgaaaaatccttcattcaatcgaacaaaatggaactcaccattagtttAAGTCCTTCGAAATCCGACAAATAATCCGACATGGATGCTCATCTAAACTCTGGAAGCAGCGTCATcggaatgaatcagccaatcagtcatccccaattcatctgatgggttcgtagcctattaATCAttgaagacgagaagaaggcgatcctttccacccaccaacctgcactcttggcaaagaacctgaagcacttaccggtgaactagtctgaaataccattttcaccctcatttcccgaatatctcatcatgtttacatactatctcagattctaaacctttttCATTCGCTCATTCTTAtcgataatcatcccggagtaatcgaagaagtcaacgagcttcacacttgaataatcaatttggagaatatcgtgcaaaacttaccagcttcagcaacatcaccagcaccaacagtaccacaacaactcaagttttaacatcacacgcctcaacatctcattatgtacctcgagcataatcatcaatctgcgaatcgatctacatcatttatcttcgttcgacatggcgattatgtaatctctaatgttttagagattatatattcttgttctaacggtaaatcaaatgagtttaatatcatattgactcattaaattcatgattacatctaaagaaaatatatatgtatatatattttttcataaagattgtaattaaaaattctttcgtacaaactgttaatggtgaaaatattttaacgggtaggtaatacccgaggaatatttagatttcacattaataagtacactgtacattctttcaaatctaattcaacagtcatttactattctatttacaaccaccgatatatgtatccgttcaccgcagaataacccttttcattcaattttatatttggattttgacctatcagaatttaacaagtggcataatgaagaaaacattagacaaaaataaaatttgttagaaacaaacaaattaactatgagaaattttgttaagaatccacgctaacaaaatcctagctaactgttcatagctaactattaattccgtattacaatttaattattgcaatttatttatagcaatttaaattctcgcaattttatttagcgtcatttaatttctgttatttattttacgcactttaattatcgggacacgtatacaaggttttgacatatcatatcgacgcatctatatatattatttggaataaccatagacactctatatgcagtaatgatcgagttctctatacatggttgaggttgattctacaataatatatatactttgagttgtgatcgagtctgagacatgtacatgggtcacgatacgtattaattaattcgaaaattaaatattaaactatgtatgaattattggactgttaactgtggactatcgactgtggactaataacattcgacaattaaaatgaattaaaatattgattataggaATTTGCTATACATTGCCCTAAGGGCATCACTTAAAGTTTCCAAAAATAACTTGATTCTTTTATTTATTAATTGTGATCATTAAAAACCAAGAATCTCTACCCCTTTAAAATAAGAAATCATCATTTATAACGGAATATTAATAACCATTCTATATGTACGTAAAATATTTTTTTAATTCTTATTTAATTGAAGAATATAAAATTACTTAATGAATTGAAGGGAGCATGATCAAATTTTGATACGACCGAATATATATCAACTTGAAAATATACTTTGTCGACTGACTTGTTGATGTAAGCCATATATTTCAACATATTTTGTCTAAACCCATCTGTATGACATAGGTGATCATCATATTATCCATTATCCATATAAATCAAATATTAGTTCTTCAATCATATAACTAgaaaatatttgattttatttcGTCACACTTCAAAAATTAAAACTCAAATATTCAAATAAACACAAATTTAACATTTTCATCTAATACTTGGTAGTTAATATAGGATTTAAGCATATGTCTTCGGTAGGTGTAGATGTATTTTGTCTCTCACTAGAAGTTGCAGCATCCAATCCAAAGCCATATTTATAAATCTTACATGTAGGCTTTGTGTGTCCACTTTCCCTACATATAGAGCATCTCTTAGTTGATTTACTCGCTAATTCTTTTCCACCCTTCAAACGTCGTATTTTTGGCCGTCCTTTCGTTTTTGATTTAGGAGGACACAACACATTTTCCCCACTTTGTATCAATTCTTCAATCATAGGTTGGTTGTTAGGAGTGACATCGTTAGACACATCTTTACCGTGTAGTGATTTGCAACACCAATGTAAAGGCAAGTATACCGGTGGAATCTTAAAGCAATCCTTGTATGTCAAAACCCGAAATATATGTCGACAAAGTATACCCCAAAACTCGAAGTTCTTGCAAGTGCACAAGGCTAGACTGCCATCCCATTGTACATTGTGACTTTTATGATTCTCTCCATTAAAGTATTTCACAATAAACTTGTCACCGTCAACTTGATTAATCAAATATTGGCTTGCTCTTTCGAATTCTTCTTGAAACTTCTTAAAAGCAAATGGTGTAAGAATCTTAGAAGCTTGTTCTTCCAAGGGTGATTTCACTTTTATAGAAGCACTTCTTACAGTAGTTAACATTTTAATTTGTGACTCTCCATTCTTTATTTCTTCAACAGCAAGATATATCTAAAATATGAacatattagtattttaattatctTTAACATAAGCTTTAGAAAATACATTATTATCACATTTAAATATACATGTTATATAAACTAAAGACAAAAAAAGGTATTGATTTGCAAACCTGTCTAACAAAATCTTTCAAGCTTGTATGTGATGAAACAAACTTTTTGATGAATCCATTTACGCTTTCAGATCTACTACTAGATACCATGCCTCCAAAAAAATAGTCACGTAGGTATGCCGGCGCCCAAGACTTTCTTATTTTGTATAAACCTATGACAtgtttattattaagtaaattgtaCTTGCTAATGACTGAAGACCAATGATACTCAAACTCTTCAATTGAGTTCATTCTATAAACCTTGTAAAAATCAGCACACCAACTTTGATACTCGGTACGAAGAAGAGCCGTAAACCAAGAACTAAACTTTCCGGTGATATGCCATATACAATAGCTATGTTTTGTAGTTGGCATTTCGATAGCAATTGCTTCAGACATCCATTGATCTTGGTCGGTAATTATGGCTTTTGGTGGTTTCTTCATTATCATCACAAAAGTCTGCAACTCAAATCAAGCTATAAAGTGTTAGCAACATAGAGCAcctagcttatatatatatatatatatatatatatatatatatatatatatatatatatatatatatatatatatatatatatatatatatatagtcttacGTTCATCAACCAGCTAAAAGTATGTTTTATCTCGTTACGAAGAAGTGCACTTCCAAATAAAACCGTCTTTCCATGATTATTGATGCCCACGAAAAGAGCACAAGGCATATCATACGCATTAACCTTGTATGTAGTATCAAAAG from Rutidosis leptorrhynchoides isolate AG116_Rl617_1_P2 chromosome 9, CSIRO_AGI_Rlap_v1, whole genome shotgun sequence harbors:
- the LOC139868312 gene encoding protein FAR1-RELATED SEQUENCE 11-like, translating into MCLYTAFLSKIDTTSVAQALLDPNWVIAMQEEIGQFERLKVWRLVPRPTGQKPIGVKWIFKNKKDSDGIVKIFIMINLDLNQIPNEEHDETLENEPFVGQAFSNFEEAHLFYKNYAMQHGFAIRKDRSEKRKDKFVRRDIYCHRGGKRSPKAFDPSKDQRNRGSMRCGCNAHVRLTLKKSCDIFPEEWHVTKFIKDHNHELLSKEEMRFLPVNRIITSEDEDQILLYKEAELNVRQIIRVMELQKQVKHGDLSFFEKDVRNLFTKFKNKLGDTDAMSLINHMKSLKEENDNFQYVYTIDEEKRLENIFWCHSESFDWYVNYGDVVAFDTTYKVNAYDMPCALFVGINNHGKTVLFGSALLRNEIKHTFSWLMNTFVMIMKKPPKAIITDQDQWMSEAIAIEMPTTKHSYCIWHITGKFSSWFTALLRTEYQSWCADFYKVYRMNSIEEFEYHWSSVISKYNLLNNKHVIGLYKIRKSWAPAYLRDYFFGGMVSSSRSESVNGFIKKFVSSHTSLKDFVRQIYLAVEEIKNGESQIKMLTTVRSASIKVKSPLEEQASKILTPFAFKKFQEEFERASQYLINQVDGDKFIVKYFNGENHKSHNVQWDGSLALCTCKNFEFWGILCRHIFRVLTYKDCFKIPPVYLPLHWCCKSLHGKDVSNDVTPNNQPMIEELIQSGENVLCPPKSKTKGRPKIRRLKGGKELASKSTKRCSICRESGHTKPTCKIYKYGFGLDAATSSERQNTSTPTEDICLNPILTTKY